The Cylindrospermopsis curvispora GIHE-G1 genome contains a region encoding:
- the cobA gene encoding uroporphyrinogen-III C-methyltransferase: protein MSRNKVYIVGAGPGDIEYLTVKAYRLLGIAQVLIYDALVDEELLNSVPSTCLKLDVGKRGGGISTSQGEINNLLVKYYREGKQVVRLKAGDPFIFGRCIAEITALKSAGCEFEIIPGISSALAGPLLAGIPLTDTVLSQCFAVATAHDPDILDWEALSRLQTLVILMGGKNLEIIVHQLLTHGKSKSTPIAIIRWTGTAKQKICIGELGNIVGKTKDTSLSPAVIVIGEVVGLRKFLEKV, encoded by the coding sequence ATGTCCAGGAATAAAGTTTATATTGTAGGAGCAGGACCAGGAGATATAGAATATCTAACGGTAAAAGCCTATAGACTGCTGGGGATTGCTCAAGTTTTAATATATGATGCACTAGTAGACGAAGAATTATTAAATTCTGTCCCTAGTACCTGTTTAAAATTAGATGTAGGTAAAAGGGGAGGAGGTATAAGCACCTCCCAAGGAGAAATTAACAACCTATTGGTGAAATATTATCGAGAAGGTAAACAAGTAGTCAGACTAAAAGCAGGAGATCCATTTATTTTTGGTAGATGTATAGCAGAAATTACCGCCTTAAAATCAGCAGGTTGTGAATTTGAAATCATCCCGGGAATTTCCTCAGCTCTAGCGGGGCCATTATTAGCTGGAATACCACTGACAGACACGGTTTTAAGTCAGTGTTTTGCCGTAGCTACAGCACATGATCCTGATATTTTAGACTGGGAAGCTCTATCAAGATTACAAACCCTAGTAATTTTGATGGGAGGAAAAAACCTAGAGATAATAGTCCACCAACTACTCACACATGGAAAATCCAAATCCACTCCCATAGCAATTATTCGCTGGACTGGAACTGCCAAGCAAAAAATTTGCATAGGTGAACTAGGTAATATAGTGGGAAAAACCAAAGACACATCACTTTCTCCCGCTGTAATCGTGATTGGAGAAGTTGTGGGACTGAGAAAATTTCTGGAAAAAGTATAG
- a CDS encoding methyltransferase domain-containing protein, which produces MSTKIYQQIQEFYDASSGLWEQIWGEHMHHGYYGADGRERKERRQAQIDLIEAVLNWSGVKHADDILDVGCGIGGSSLYLAQKFHAMSTGITLSPIQSARAKERALEANLQSRSSFLVANAQEMPFGDNSFDLVWSLESGEHMPDKTKFLQECYRVLKPGGTLIMVTWCHRPTDVLPLTEDEQKHLQDIYRAYCLPYVISLPEYYAIASQLGLKNIETADWSTGVAPFWNVVIDSAFTPQAFLGLLFSGWTTIQAALSLSLMRRGYERGLIKFGLLCGIK; this is translated from the coding sequence ATGAGTACAAAAATTTATCAGCAAATCCAAGAATTTTATGATGCTTCCTCTGGTTTATGGGAACAAATTTGGGGTGAACACATGCACCATGGCTATTATGGTGCGGATGGAAGAGAAAGAAAGGAACGTAGGCAAGCACAAATTGATTTAATTGAAGCAGTGCTAAATTGGTCAGGAGTAAAACATGCAGATGATATCTTGGATGTGGGTTGTGGAATAGGTGGTAGTTCCCTATACTTGGCGCAAAAATTTCATGCCATGTCCACAGGAATTACCCTCAGCCCAATTCAATCCGCTAGAGCCAAAGAAAGGGCACTGGAAGCCAATTTGCAATCAAGGAGTAGTTTTTTAGTGGCCAATGCTCAAGAAATGCCTTTTGGTGATAATTCCTTTGATCTGGTGTGGTCACTAGAAAGTGGTGAACACATGCCAGATAAAACCAAATTTCTGCAAGAGTGTTATCGGGTGTTAAAACCAGGTGGTACTTTAATCATGGTAACATGGTGTCATCGTCCCACGGATGTTTTACCACTGACTGAGGATGAACAAAAGCACCTACAAGATATTTACCGGGCTTATTGTCTACCCTATGTGATTTCCCTACCAGAATACTATGCGATCGCCAGTCAATTAGGACTAAAAAACATTGAGACTGCCGATTGGTCAACTGGGGTTGCACCTTTTTGGAATGTGGTAATTGATTCTGCTTTTACCCCCCAAGCATTCCTGGGGTTATTGTTTTCTGGTTGGACTACAATTCAAGCGGCGCTCTCCCTTAGTTTAATGCGCCGTGGATATGAAAGGGGTTTAATTAAATTTGGTTTATTATGTGGAATTAAATAG
- a CDS encoding DUF4335 domain-containing protein, whose protein sequence is MNIQRKYSLPNCTILLEGFSTAPSATLVSQTRPEMSILINAECYLSGYNQPISGGREFFESLVRAVSGYAQEFLSNVPNPQAHSKGSELVEVERINSDRHQLIIYSDSTDTRENPLRIDMNTVGLFDLVEAVDQFFADSQTLPELILELQPVSRSYGMSGQMALRQAVPATVGVSSLAIAALSLGLIPPPQWNPTTQNTQTSSGVPESSPASTTSPTSDSTVASNIQDLEALLNTVPEITDPSQLKSLNRQVYNQINSEWQNRGQIGENLVYRIGVAADGRIIGYKSLNQGSSDQIEKTPLPRLLYNPVSGTSNKEPIAQFRVVFTNRAQLQVSPWIGYSRTPDVIGDKITDPSSIRELNQTLYQTIRQNWSIKPSFPRELRYRVAINKNGVIADYEPLNQVAFDYYTETPLPEIFKSLYGSNLAAPKNREPLAHFRVVFRPNGVLEVSPWEGYR, encoded by the coding sequence ATGAACATTCAACGTAAATATAGTTTACCTAACTGCACAATCCTTTTGGAAGGATTTAGTACTGCTCCTTCAGCAACCCTTGTGTCTCAGACCCGTCCGGAGATGTCCATACTCATTAATGCTGAATGCTACTTGTCAGGCTATAATCAACCCATAAGTGGGGGCAGAGAATTCTTCGAGAGTTTGGTTAGGGCTGTGAGTGGCTATGCACAGGAATTTTTAAGTAACGTACCCAATCCCCAGGCGCACAGCAAGGGGTCAGAGTTAGTAGAAGTAGAAAGAATTAATAGTGACAGACACCAACTAATTATATATTCAGATTCTACGGACACCCGAGAGAACCCCCTGAGAATAGACATGAATACGGTGGGGCTATTTGATTTAGTGGAGGCGGTTGACCAATTTTTTGCTGATAGCCAAACATTGCCAGAACTGATCTTGGAATTACAACCGGTTAGCAGAAGTTATGGTATGTCTGGTCAGATGGCATTGAGACAAGCAGTACCAGCTACTGTAGGAGTATCAAGTTTAGCTATAGCAGCCTTATCCCTCGGATTAATTCCTCCACCTCAGTGGAATCCAACTACACAGAATACACAAACTAGCTCAGGAGTACCAGAATCATCACCTGCTTCCACAACATCACCCACATCTGATTCCACAGTAGCATCTAATATTCAAGATTTAGAAGCACTACTCAATACTGTGCCGGAAATTACTGACCCCTCCCAGTTGAAGTCTTTAAACCGGCAAGTTTATAATCAAATCAATTCAGAATGGCAAAATCGGGGACAAATAGGAGAAAATTTGGTTTATCGTATAGGTGTAGCAGCAGATGGGCGCATCATAGGATATAAGTCACTTAATCAAGGTTCTAGTGATCAAATAGAGAAAACCCCCCTACCTAGGTTGTTATACAATCCCGTCAGTGGTACTAGTAATAAAGAGCCCATAGCTCAATTTAGGGTCGTGTTTACAAATAGGGCCCAGTTACAAGTTAGTCCATGGATTGGGTATAGTCGTACCCCAGATGTTATAGGTGATAAAATTACTGATCCTAGTTCCATAAGGGAGTTAAATCAAACCCTATATCAGACGATTCGCCAGAACTGGAGTATTAAACCTTCCTTTCCAAGAGAACTGAGATATCGAGTAGCCATCAACAAAAACGGTGTAATTGCCGATTACGAACCATTAAACCAAGTTGCCTTTGACTATTATACAGAAACTCCCCTACCAGAAATATTTAAAAGCCTCTACGGTTCAAATTTAGCCGCCCCTAAAAACCGGGAACCTCTGGCTCATTTTCGAGTGGTTTTCAGACCCAATGGTGTTCTAGAAGTTTCTCCGTGGGAAGGATATAGATAG
- a CDS encoding uroporphyrinogen-III synthase produces the protein MSINISITPLSGKTILVTRAVGQSSELSQGLTNLGARVIELPALEIGPPSSWMFLDQSILELSTFDWLVFTSTNGVEYFFERMALQNKNQQALIKQAINRIKIAVVGEKTAQSLKTHHLEPDFIPPDFIADSLVNNFPENLAGKKILFPRVESGGREILVKELTQKGAQVVEVPAYESLCPQSIPTTAQQVLINQSVDVITFASSKTVKFFCVLLVNNLPQEIEHYLKKTAIASIGPQTSKTCIDLLGRVDINAQQYTIDGLIKAIVEWSKTQV, from the coding sequence GTGTCAATTAACATCTCCATCACACCCCTAAGCGGTAAAACCATCCTCGTCACCCGCGCAGTAGGACAATCCAGCGAATTGAGTCAAGGACTAACCAATTTAGGAGCAAGAGTAATTGAACTACCAGCACTAGAAATTGGTCCTCCTTCCAGTTGGATGTTCTTAGATCAGAGCATATTAGAATTATCCACTTTTGATTGGTTAGTTTTTACCTCCACTAACGGGGTCGAATACTTTTTTGAGAGAATGGCATTGCAAAATAAAAATCAGCAAGCCTTAATTAAACAAGCAATAAATAGAATTAAAATTGCTGTTGTCGGTGAAAAAACGGCTCAAAGTCTGAAAACGCACCACCTTGAACCAGATTTCATACCCCCTGACTTCATAGCTGACTCCCTGGTGAACAACTTTCCCGAAAACCTAGCAGGTAAAAAGATCCTATTTCCCCGGGTTGAAAGTGGAGGGAGAGAGATTTTGGTCAAAGAACTAACACAAAAAGGTGCCCAAGTGGTGGAAGTTCCCGCTTATGAATCTCTTTGTCCCCAGAGCATACCTACCACAGCACAGCAGGTCCTGATTAATCAGTCAGTAGATGTAATTACCTTTGCCAGCTCCAAGACCGTCAAATTTTTCTGTGTACTATTAGTAAATAACTTACCTCAAGAGATAGAACACTACTTAAAGAAAACAGCGATCGCCTCTATTGGTCCACAAACATCCAAAACTTGTATAGATTTATTAGGTAGAGTAGACATTAACGCCCAACAGTATACCATTGATGGACTAATCAAGGCAATCGTTGAATGGTCAAAAACCCAGGTTTAA
- a CDS encoding adenine phosphoribosyltransferase → MNLKSLIRDIPDFPKPGILFRDITTLLCDPQGLRYTIDILAEKCGNLEMQVDCVVGMESRGFIFGAPLAYRLGSGFVPVRKKGKLPAAVHRIDYQLEYGTDSLEVHQDALTPGSRVLIVDDLIATGGTASATAKLLEKIGCELVGFGFIVELKDLQGRKHLPDVPIISLVEY, encoded by the coding sequence ATGAACTTAAAATCCCTCATTCGTGACATACCTGATTTTCCTAAGCCTGGAATTTTATTTAGGGATATTACTACTTTACTTTGTGATCCTCAAGGTTTGCGCTACACTATTGATATTTTGGCAGAAAAATGTGGAAATTTGGAAATGCAGGTAGATTGTGTGGTGGGTATGGAGTCAAGAGGTTTTATTTTCGGTGCACCTCTGGCTTATAGGTTAGGATCTGGTTTTGTCCCTGTGCGGAAAAAGGGAAAGTTACCAGCAGCAGTTCACAGAATTGATTATCAGTTAGAATATGGTACAGACAGTCTAGAAGTACATCAGGATGCTTTGACTCCTGGCAGTAGGGTTCTAATTGTAGATGATTTGATTGCTACCGGTGGTACTGCTAGTGCTACAGCTAAGTTACTAGAAAAAATCGGTTGTGAATTGGTGGGGTTTGGTTTTATTGTTGAACTTAAAGATTTGCAAGGACGCAAACATTTACCTGATGTGCCAATTATATCTTTGGTAGAATATTAA
- a CDS encoding homogentisate phytyltransferase — MNQFPPSNSPIVATNWLHSLWKFSRPHTIIGTTLSVLGLYLLTLGVTNSSFSVANLGQILMTWLACISGNIYIVGLNQLIDVDIDKINKPHLPIAAGEFTEEQARFIVITTGILALVLAAIGGPFLLAMVVTSLVIGTAYSLPPLRLKQFPFWAALCIFSVRGTIVNLGLFLHFSWLLQQSQGIPFAVWTLTLFILVFTMAIAIFKDIPDLEGDLRYNINTFTIKLGKKAVFDLALWLLTFCYIGMIIVGIFQLAEINPTFLVISHTIPLIFLWSKSQKVNLESKKEIAKFYQLIWKMFFLEYLIFPISAFLN; from the coding sequence ATGAATCAGTTTCCTCCTTCTAATTCGCCCATAGTTGCCACAAATTGGCTCCACAGCTTGTGGAAGTTTTCCAGACCTCATACTATTATAGGCACAACTCTAAGTGTGCTAGGTTTATATTTGCTGACTCTTGGTGTGACCAACTCTAGTTTCTCCGTAGCAAATTTAGGTCAAATTTTAATGACCTGGTTAGCTTGTATATCCGGAAACATTTATATTGTAGGTTTAAATCAACTAATAGACGTAGATATTGATAAAATCAACAAGCCCCATTTACCCATAGCTGCAGGAGAATTCACCGAAGAACAGGCAAGGTTCATTGTGATCACCACAGGTATTTTAGCTCTAGTTCTAGCTGCGATCGGTGGACCATTTTTATTAGCCATGGTAGTAACTAGCCTAGTCATTGGAACGGCCTATTCCTTACCACCATTAAGATTAAAACAATTTCCATTTTGGGCAGCTCTATGTATTTTTTCCGTTCGGGGAACCATTGTCAACTTGGGACTGTTTCTACATTTTAGTTGGCTATTACAACAAAGCCAGGGCATACCCTTTGCCGTATGGACTTTAACCTTATTTATCCTGGTTTTTACCATGGCGATCGCCATATTTAAAGACATACCTGATTTAGAGGGGGACTTGCGTTATAACATTAATACCTTCACCATCAAACTGGGGAAAAAAGCGGTATTTGATCTTGCCCTGTGGCTACTAACATTCTGTTATATAGGAATGATTATTGTTGGTATCTTCCAGTTAGCAGAAATTAACCCCACATTTCTAGTCATCAGTCACACCATACCCCTAATATTCCTATGGTCAAAAAGCCAGAAAGTGAACTTGGAGAGCAAAAAAGAAATTGCCAAATTTTATCAATTAATTTGGAAAATGTTTTTCCTTGAATATCTAATCTTTCCCATTAGTGCCTTTTTAAATTAA
- a CDS encoding DUF3038 domain-containing protein, translating into MNSYASTTTFEPPTDSSIPMILETLPDPAIATRACPRRTAIDIDLILLAIESIELGGSEAILTFAQELELNQVIRNRVNLWRMRAANPLRKAHSRRPLTTIEAKCLVIITSHIAKRLTVVIRQLLMIYQQLSEKQIPLSHNLRLANYLERFRTHFKSRMNPRRSVLLAPNSNGDEKLDQLAIDLLAKLLFCTGTAGMQRFWISLFDGEV; encoded by the coding sequence ATGAACTCCTATGCAAGCACAACTACATTTGAGCCTCCCACTGATAGTTCTATCCCAATGATTTTGGAAACACTACCAGATCCGGCGATCGCAACTAGGGCCTGTCCCCGGAGAACTGCCATAGACATTGACCTAATCCTACTGGCAATTGAGTCCATTGAATTAGGTGGCTCAGAGGCCATACTCACCTTTGCCCAGGAACTGGAACTCAATCAAGTGATCAGGAATCGGGTTAATTTATGGCGAATGCGTGCTGCTAACCCATTGCGCAAGGCTCACAGCCGCCGTCCCCTAACCACCATAGAGGCTAAATGTCTAGTGATTATTACCTCTCATATTGCCAAAAGATTGACCGTGGTGATTCGTCAGCTGCTAATGATATATCAACAACTATCTGAAAAACAAATTCCCCTGTCCCATAATTTGCGTCTAGCTAATTATTTAGAAAGATTTAGAACCCATTTTAAAAGTCGGATGAATCCCAGACGTTCTGTCCTACTTGCACCCAATTCCAATGGGGATGAAAAGTTAGATCAACTTGCCATAGATTTATTAGCCAAACTACTATTTTGCACTGGTACGGCGGGTATGCAGCGCTTTTGGATTTCTCTTTTTGATGGTGAGGTATAA
- a CDS encoding P-II family nitrogen regulator, giving the protein MKKVEAIIRPFKLDDVKIALVNAGIVGMTVSEVRGFGKQKGQMERYRGSEYTVEFLQKLKLEIVVEDSQVDMVVDKIISASRTGEIGDGKIFISPVDSVIRIRTGEKNGEAV; this is encoded by the coding sequence ATGAAAAAAGTAGAAGCCATAATTCGTCCATTTAAGTTGGACGATGTAAAAATTGCTCTGGTGAATGCAGGAATTGTTGGTATGACGGTTTCCGAGGTTCGGGGTTTTGGCAAACAAAAGGGTCAAATGGAACGCTACCGTGGTTCAGAATATACCGTGGAGTTTTTACAAAAACTCAAATTAGAAATTGTCGTTGAGGATAGCCAAGTGGATATGGTGGTAGATAAAATTATTTCCGCTTCCCGCACGGGAGAAATTGGCGACGGCAAGATTTTCATTAGTCCCGTTGATAGTGTTATCCGCATTCGTACCGGTGAAAAGAATGGTGAAGCTGTCTAG
- the hetF gene encoding cell division protein HetF, which yields MTQEFHISVTPVGQSDYLVRTEQVAPGVPLAEELVTWPVAEWLAAAGHLMNDPLKLVLQGEGSTQSGAGTARNSVNLVALGQKLYNALFQGTLRDSWITAQGVAQNQQQLLRLRLGLKDNKLARLPWEVMHAGDRPVATGPYIAFSRYQNGVLSVSSPTRLPKHQEENLIKVLMVISCPVDQARLDLLKQEAFNLKSELDRNNWVQGEISQDLPEIKLTVLEQPGREELTRALEQGRYQVLHYSGHSNVGSRGGEIYLVSRRTGLTESLTGDDLAGLLVNNNIQMAVFNSCLGSYRAKSNSEGDTGEQNLTESLVKRGISSVLAMSERIPDEVALTLTQLFYRNLRQGYPLDLCVSRVRQGLISAYGSHQVYWALPTLYLHREFKGFLRPQSGFSGSLEVLGDYQSLMTDLEGELSKQKIDDLEATLSPEEIMDYGLIKESSDLDWLEDNHWDLDQVNHDGEDNDQDAAIVTELFRTINNKPVAGEQMSITQLEIPIKAQESTREERELSGGSDSSTPKSSSQLYRELRTRVSPHVPLLPITKVAIYPKPKVILGVLAASTLAVGIIALIWWSNRRPWVPDIPNIASSQETLEAVNLQTAKTEIVSSQAITQLSQGNLDKGLVAVEELLNRGAFKFADTALSSVPSKHWKDPSLNFFLGRLAWQSAQIRDKKYSIDDARRYWEVAVKSQPSSVMYNNALGFAYYAEGKLNNANDVWFRALNLSLKSNSGGLVTVGSGYTGEKVSLESLTAYGGLALGLYKSASGQSPNRRQRYIDEAIKLRQMIIEKEPEQFTVARLTRNWLWTEQAISDWQSLLQENQKR from the coding sequence GTGACCCAGGAATTTCATATTTCCGTAACCCCAGTAGGGCAAAGTGACTACTTGGTGCGGACGGAACAAGTCGCACCTGGGGTGCCCTTAGCAGAAGAACTGGTGACTTGGCCCGTAGCTGAATGGTTAGCAGCTGCGGGACATTTAATGAATGACCCCTTAAAATTAGTCCTACAGGGGGAGGGTTCGACCCAGTCTGGTGCGGGCACTGCCAGAAACTCTGTAAACCTTGTGGCACTAGGTCAAAAATTATATAATGCACTGTTTCAAGGTACCCTCAGAGATAGTTGGATTACAGCTCAGGGCGTTGCCCAAAATCAACAGCAGTTGTTGCGATTGCGCTTAGGACTAAAAGACAACAAATTGGCACGATTACCCTGGGAAGTTATGCATGCGGGAGACCGTCCTGTCGCTACCGGTCCCTATATTGCTTTCTCTCGCTATCAAAATGGTGTTCTTTCTGTGTCAAGTCCCACACGCTTACCTAAACATCAAGAAGAGAATCTCATCAAAGTGTTAATGGTAATTTCCTGTCCTGTGGATCAGGCTAGACTTGACTTACTTAAACAAGAGGCATTTAATTTGAAATCGGAGTTGGATCGTAATAATTGGGTTCAGGGGGAAATTAGTCAAGACCTGCCAGAAATTAAACTAACGGTTTTAGAGCAACCGGGTAGGGAAGAATTAACTCGGGCCCTAGAACAGGGAAGATACCAGGTTCTACATTATTCAGGCCATAGTAATGTAGGCTCTCGCGGAGGGGAGATTTACCTAGTGAGTCGTCGAACAGGACTAACGGAATCACTAACGGGTGATGATTTAGCGGGGTTACTGGTCAATAATAACATTCAAATGGCCGTGTTTAACTCCTGTTTGGGATCCTATAGAGCTAAATCCAATAGTGAAGGAGATACGGGGGAGCAGAACTTAACGGAAAGTCTAGTTAAAAGAGGTATTAGTAGTGTTTTAGCTATGTCTGAACGCATTCCTGACGAAGTAGCTTTGACATTAACACAACTATTTTATCGTAATCTTCGTCAAGGCTACCCTCTGGATTTATGTGTAAGTCGGGTGCGCCAGGGGTTAATTTCCGCCTATGGTTCCCATCAGGTGTACTGGGCTTTGCCTACGTTGTATTTACACAGGGAATTTAAGGGTTTTCTCAGACCTCAATCAGGTTTTTCTGGCAGTTTAGAGGTTCTTGGAGATTATCAATCACTGATGACCGACTTGGAAGGTGAATTATCTAAACAGAAAATAGATGATTTAGAAGCTACTTTAAGTCCAGAAGAAATCATGGACTATGGCTTAATAAAAGAATCATCAGATTTAGACTGGCTAGAGGATAATCACTGGGATTTAGATCAAGTGAACCACGACGGGGAAGATAATGACCAAGATGCGGCGATCGTAACTGAGTTGTTTCGCACAATTAATAATAAACCGGTTGCTGGTGAACAAATGTCCATCACCCAACTAGAAATACCAATCAAGGCACAGGAAAGTACCAGAGAAGAAAGGGAATTAAGTGGTGGGAGTGATTCAAGCACGCCCAAATCATCGAGCCAGCTTTATAGAGAACTTAGGACAAGGGTTTCTCCACATGTACCATTACTACCAATAACTAAAGTTGCCATTTACCCTAAGCCCAAAGTAATTTTGGGAGTTTTGGCGGCCAGTACCTTGGCTGTGGGGATTATTGCCCTGATTTGGTGGTCGAATCGTCGTCCGTGGGTTCCCGATATACCTAATATTGCCTCCTCTCAGGAAACACTAGAAGCAGTTAACCTACAAACAGCTAAAACCGAAATTGTTTCTAGCCAAGCAATAACCCAATTGAGCCAGGGCAATTTAGATAAGGGTCTCGTTGCTGTGGAAGAGCTATTAAACCGAGGTGCTTTTAAATTTGCAGATACTGCTCTTTCCTCAGTTCCTTCCAAGCATTGGAAAGACCCCAGTCTTAATTTTTTCCTTGGAAGATTGGCTTGGCAGTCCGCTCAAATCCGAGATAAGAAGTATAGCATTGATGATGCCCGGCGTTACTGGGAAGTTGCAGTAAAGAGTCAACCCAGTTCTGTTATGTATAATAATGCCCTAGGATTTGCTTATTATGCTGAGGGAAAGTTAAATAATGCTAATGATGTCTGGTTTAGGGCACTCAATCTTTCTTTAAAATCTAATAGTGGTGGCTTAGTTACTGTAGGATCAGGTTATACTGGTGAAAAGGTCTCCCTAGAGTCATTAACTGCTTATGGGGGATTGGCTTTGGGTTTATATAAGTCCGCAAGTGGTCAATCTCCCAATAGAAGGCAAAGATATATTGACGAAGCAATAAAACTGCGTCAAATGATAATTGAGAAGGAACCTGAGCAATTTACAGTGGCGAGGTTGACCCGGAATTGGTTGTGGACGGAACAAGCTATTTCCGATTGGCAGTCCCTGTTGCAAGAAAATCAAAAAAGGTGA
- a CDS encoding ABC transporter permease, producing MRDIKTKIKIPWVRSRDWLIKLVTDETCIYVIKRLLQALLTVFLASALSFFVMKFSPGDYIDTLRQNPKISPERIEEIRRQFGLDRTWWEQFLLWIKQIITKGDFGTSFVYQRPVASLIWERIPNTLLLAVASLIVTWAVAIPLGVIAAVQQNRATDKVLQVLSYAGQGFPSFITALFLLFVAQITTPLFPVGNITSLNHAELTWFGKILDVSWHILLPLIALSITSFAGLQRIMRGQLLDTLRQDYIQTARAKGLPENRVIYVHALRNAINPLITLLGFELASLLSGAFITENFFNWPGLGKLTLQAVLAKDQYLVMASLVMSAVLLIFGNLIADLMLKAADPRIRLEDL from the coding sequence ATGAGAGATATCAAGACGAAGATCAAAATTCCCTGGGTTAGGAGTCGGGATTGGTTAATTAAACTGGTTACTGATGAAACCTGTATTTATGTTATCAAGCGGTTATTACAGGCTTTGTTAACTGTTTTTCTGGCCTCCGCACTGTCGTTTTTTGTCATGAAGTTCTCTCCAGGTGACTATATAGATACACTTAGGCAAAACCCCAAGATTTCCCCGGAAAGGATTGAGGAAATTAGGCGGCAATTTGGATTGGATAGAACCTGGTGGGAACAGTTTTTACTGTGGATCAAGCAAATCATCACTAAAGGTGATTTTGGCACCAGTTTTGTTTACCAACGTCCTGTGGCTTCCCTTATATGGGAAAGGATACCGAATACCTTGTTGTTGGCAGTTGCATCCTTGATTGTTACCTGGGCGGTAGCTATTCCTCTGGGTGTTATTGCTGCTGTTCAACAAAATCGGGCCACGGATAAGGTTCTTCAAGTGTTGAGTTATGCTGGTCAAGGTTTTCCCAGTTTTATTACAGCTTTGTTTCTGCTGTTTGTAGCTCAAATTACTACCCCTTTATTTCCGGTAGGTAATATTACCAGTCTTAACCATGCTGAATTGACATGGTTTGGTAAAATATTAGATGTTAGTTGGCATATCCTATTGCCTTTGATTGCACTAAGTATTACCAGTTTTGCTGGCTTACAAAGGATTATGCGTGGTCAACTACTAGATACTCTGCGCCAAGACTACATTCAAACTGCTCGGGCAAAAGGGCTGCCAGAAAACCGAGTTATTTATGTTCATGCTTTGAGAAATGCTATTAATCCTTTAATCACTTTGCTGGGATTCGAACTAGCCAGTCTACTAAGTGGTGCTTTTATTACAGAAAACTTTTTTAACTGGCCTGGTTTAGGCAAGTTGACTTTACAAGCTGTTTTGGCAAAAGATCAATACTTAGTAATGGCTAGTTTAGTGATGAGTGCCGTATTATTAATTTTTGGGAATTTAATTGCTGACCTAATGTTAAAAGCGGCTGATCCTAGAATCAGGTTAGAGGACTTATAG